The following are encoded together in the Pectobacterium wasabiae CFBP 3304 genome:
- a CDS encoding YihD family protein, whose amino-acid sequence MKCHRVNELIELLHPAWQKEPDLNLVQFLQNLAQEAGFEGQLNELTDDILIYHLKMRDADKEQVIPGLKKDYEEDFKTALLRARGVIKD is encoded by the coding sequence ATGAAATGCCATCGTGTTAATGAGCTGATCGAGTTGCTGCATCCAGCCTGGCAAAAAGAGCCCGATTTAAACCTGGTACAATTTTTACAAAACCTTGCACAGGAGGCGGGGTTCGAGGGGCAGTTAAATGAACTGACTGATGATATCCTTATTTACCATCTGAAGATGCGTGATGCAGATAAAGAACAAGTCATTCCCGGTTTGAAGAAAGACTACGAGGAAGATTTCAAAACAGCATTGCTTCGTGCCCGTGGGGTTATTAAAGACTAG
- a CDS encoding serine/threonine protein kinase, producing MNSSVFNFQTLFPDLIMDALLDVGLRVDSGLTALNSYENRVYQFADEDRKRFVVKFYRPERWSAAQIQEEHIFAQQLAEDEVPIVAPILLNRQTLNLYEGFHFAVFPSVGGRQYEMDNEDQLEWVGRFLGRIHQTGQKSLFSERPTIGVNEYLHEPYRLLETCSLIPKIHRHDFLQATRQLIDTVETYWHSDWRPLRLHGDCHSGNILWRDGPLFVDLDDARNGPAIQDLWMLLHGDRREQRIQLDILLEAYSEFADFQEKELALIEPLRAMRQVYYLAWVARRWEDPAFPKSFPWMTDADFWLKQTAIFIGQTRLLQEPPLQLMPMY from the coding sequence ATGAATAGTTCGGTATTTAATTTCCAGACACTATTCCCAGATCTGATCATGGATGCTTTGCTGGATGTTGGGTTGCGCGTTGATTCCGGCCTGACGGCATTAAACAGCTATGAAAACCGGGTGTATCAGTTTGCGGATGAAGATCGTAAACGATTTGTGGTGAAATTTTATCGCCCGGAACGGTGGAGCGCGGCGCAGATCCAGGAAGAGCATATTTTTGCCCAGCAATTAGCAGAAGATGAAGTTCCTATTGTCGCGCCCATTTTACTTAATAGGCAGACTCTGAACCTCTATGAAGGATTTCACTTTGCCGTATTCCCCAGTGTGGGTGGTCGGCAGTATGAAATGGATAATGAAGACCAGCTAGAGTGGGTCGGACGTTTTCTTGGACGAATTCATCAGACGGGGCAGAAATCGTTATTCTCCGAGCGCCCGACGATTGGGGTAAATGAATATTTGCATGAACCTTATCGTCTGTTGGAGACATGCTCGCTAATACCGAAAATACATCGACATGATTTTTTACAGGCAACCCGTCAACTGATTGATACAGTTGAGACTTATTGGCACAGCGACTGGCGTCCATTGCGTCTGCATGGGGATTGTCACTCAGGAAATATTTTGTGGCGTGACGGCCCGCTATTTGTGGATTTGGATGATGCTCGCAATGGCCCGGCAATACAGGATTTATGGATGCTGTTGCATGGCGATCGTCGTGAACAACGCATTCAACTGGATATCTTGTTAGAAGCCTATAGTGAATTTGCAGATTTTCAGGAGAAAGAGCTCGCGCTGATTGAGCCTCTTCGTGCGATGCGGCAGGTTTATTATCTGGCTTGGGTTGCGCGTCGTTGGGAAGACCCTGCTTTTCCGAAAAGCTTCCCTTGGATGACGGATGCCGATTTTTGGTTGAAGCAGACGGCAATATTTATTGGGCAAACTCGGCTGTTGCAGGAGCCTCCTCTACAGCTAATGCCAATGTACTGA